In Streptantibioticus cattleyicolor NRRL 8057 = DSM 46488, a genomic segment contains:
- the pspAB gene encoding PspA-associated protein PspAB yields the protein MGFLDTLLGRSKPVRPDLDQLFGLPSAAVTLQAAAGLRPTGQGSVCFAAVEGGAFAQLRAEVQGLLDADVAGGAAPVEFSQDSYGYTWLLSRHDPDDVAGLVNDLHAVNTTLQDGGFGPQLLCSLVGFQDAEGRALALVYLYKRGTFYPFAPRRGEKRDNALELQVKALIGNDLRVEEDLSRWFPVWGAPGL from the coding sequence GTGGGCTTCCTCGACACCCTGCTCGGCCGCAGCAAGCCGGTGCGGCCCGACCTCGACCAGCTCTTCGGCCTGCCGTCGGCCGCGGTCACCCTCCAGGCCGCCGCGGGTCTGAGGCCGACCGGCCAGGGCTCGGTCTGCTTCGCCGCGGTGGAGGGCGGCGCCTTCGCCCAACTGCGCGCGGAGGTCCAGGGGCTGCTGGACGCGGACGTGGCCGGCGGCGCCGCCCCGGTGGAGTTCAGCCAGGATTCCTACGGCTATACCTGGCTGCTCTCCCGCCACGACCCGGACGACGTGGCGGGGCTCGTCAACGATCTGCACGCGGTCAACACCACGTTGCAGGACGGCGGTTTCGGCCCGCAGTTGCTGTGCTCGCTGGTGGGTTTCCAGGACGCCGAGGGGCGCGCGCTGGCGCTGGTCTACCTCTACAAGCGGGGCACGTTCTACCCGTTCGCGCCGCGCCGAGGGGAGAAGCGGGACAACGCGCTGGAGCTCCAGGTGAAGGCGTTGATCGGCAACGACCTGCGGGTGGAGGAGGACCTCAGCCGCTGGTTCCCGGTGTGGGGGGCTCCGGGTCTGTGA